The window TATTACCTCGTGTAGGTACCTAGCTATAGAGGCCCTAAGGCTACCGTTGCCGTCGTCTAGCTTACCCGAGACCAAGGTTCCGGTCAACGTGCTCTTGCCCGCGTTTACGTGTCCCATCACAGCCACGTTAACTTGGATCGGTATGTCCTCCTTGTGGACGCGTATCAGTAGCTCCGCTACGTACTTTGACTTCTTTACTTCAATGAACCTCTTGTGTACCACTTTGGCGTTTATCATGCTTGCGATCCTTTCGAGGACGCTTATGGTCTTTTCTATCTCCTCCATTTCGAGCCCTATCACGTTCCCGTCGTCGCTAACGCCTATTACGTATATTGCCTCCCCTCCTCCCTCCTCAATCCTAAACTTCATCTGGGAGGCTAACTGTTGCAATCTATCCTCGGAGATCTCGCCGAGAATAAGCTTATATTCTATCTTCCCAATATCATTCTCCTGTGGATACCTCATCGTTGTGCTTATCTCAAATTAAATTTACTTGGAACTACCAAATAAACTTTGGTTGGTCGAAATGGAGCCCCAAGTGATTTTCAAGGAGAAACTGAAGTGTCCCGTTTGCGGTAAGGAGACCCTTAACGCCGTGGACTACCTATACGACACGGGAGAGACTGGAAAGTTAGTCCTATCTAACTGGTACTGCGAGTCGTGCGGTTATAAGTATAGGGACGTCAAACCTTACGAGACCTACGTGCCCAAGAGGATAGAGCTGGACGTAGAGAGCGAGGAAGACCTTAGCGTTATAGTATATAGGTCAGCTTTTGCCACGCTTTACATCCCTGAGCTC of the Candidatus Aramenus sp. CH1 genome contains:
- a CDS encoding ZPR1 zinc finger domain-containing protein encodes the protein MEPQVIFKEKLKCPVCGKETLNAVDYLYDTGETGKLVLSNWYCESCGYKYRDVKPYETYVPKRIELDVESEEDLSVIVYRSAFATLYIPELDLEVYPMNASQGIISTVEGLLEDVLDHIGKYCEENNVCEDVKKAMKGEIKFKLIIEDPSGLSFVKSKKAKLTSSPPCEGSA